Proteins encoded within one genomic window of Micromonospora halotolerans:
- a CDS encoding peptidoglycan D,D-transpeptidase FtsI family protein, which yields MNAPLRRVGVVVMILFGLLFANLNWIQGYKADEYRNSDYNGRVQVAEYDRKRGNIEVGGTAVALSKETDGKLKFQRTYPGGAMYAHVLGYKPVNLGDTGIERLENDFLAGTSDQLIANRIKDMFTGDQTGGGNVLLTLSKRAQETAYKQLNDNQVGAKRGAAIAIDPRTGAVQALVSMPSFDPNPLASHDTSKATAEYNKLDKDKDRPLANRALAETLPPGSTFKIVVAAAALENGVTQQTEIPAGSTYTPPTSGTPIRNAAPTICPESQVTLREAVTESCNTGFARLGGRLGADKIKEKARAFGFEEDDLTVGEAGEKGGLPVAASRTGDMQNPDGSTDPAALAQSSIGQNNVRMTPLQGALIAATVANGGSQMRPYLVKQLLGPDRTTVYDAAKPRELRRPVSGPVAADLQDMMLNVVKEGTGRKAAIEGYTVGGKTGTAQSGPNTPDHGWFIGFALDKNGTPVSAVCVELEQAGSGGSAEAARIGGRIMAAAIAEGR from the coding sequence GTGAACGCACCCCTGCGCCGCGTCGGCGTGGTCGTCATGATCCTGTTCGGGTTGCTCTTCGCCAACCTGAACTGGATCCAGGGCTACAAGGCCGACGAATACCGCAACAGCGACTACAACGGCCGCGTCCAGGTCGCCGAGTACGACCGCAAGCGCGGCAACATCGAGGTCGGCGGCACCGCGGTCGCGCTCAGCAAGGAGACCGACGGCAAGCTGAAGTTCCAGCGCACCTACCCCGGTGGCGCGATGTACGCGCACGTGCTCGGCTACAAGCCGGTCAACCTGGGCGACACCGGCATCGAGCGGCTGGAGAACGACTTCCTCGCCGGCACCAGCGACCAGCTCATCGCCAACCGCATCAAGGACATGTTCACCGGTGACCAGACCGGTGGCGGCAACGTGCTGCTGACCCTCTCGAAGCGGGCCCAGGAGACGGCGTACAAGCAGCTCAACGACAACCAGGTCGGTGCCAAGCGCGGCGCGGCCATCGCGATCGACCCGCGGACCGGGGCGGTGCAGGCCCTGGTCTCCATGCCGAGCTTCGACCCGAACCCGCTGGCCAGCCACGACACCAGCAAGGCCACGGCGGAATACAACAAGCTCGACAAGGACAAGGACCGGCCGCTGGCGAACCGCGCGCTCGCCGAGACCCTGCCGCCCGGCTCCACCTTCAAGATCGTGGTGGCCGCGGCGGCGCTGGAGAACGGCGTCACCCAGCAGACCGAGATTCCGGCCGGGTCGACCTACACGCCGCCGACCTCGGGCACGCCGATCCGCAACGCCGCCCCGACGATCTGCCCGGAGTCGCAGGTCACCCTGCGTGAAGCGGTGACCGAGTCCTGCAACACCGGTTTCGCCCGGCTCGGCGGCCGGCTCGGCGCCGACAAGATCAAGGAGAAGGCTCGCGCGTTCGGCTTCGAGGAGGACGACCTCACGGTCGGCGAAGCCGGTGAGAAGGGCGGCCTGCCCGTGGCGGCCAGCCGCACCGGCGACATGCAGAACCCGGACGGCAGCACCGACCCGGCCGCGCTGGCCCAGTCCTCGATCGGCCAGAACAACGTCCGGATGACCCCGCTGCAGGGCGCGCTGATCGCCGCCACGGTCGCCAACGGCGGCAGCCAGATGCGGCCGTACCTGGTCAAGCAGTTGCTCGGACCGGACCGCACCACCGTCTACGACGCCGCCAAGCCGCGCGAGCTGCGCCGGCCCGTCAGCGGCCCGGTCGCGGCCGACCTGCAGGACATGATGCTCAACGTGGTGAAGGAGGGCACCGGCCGGAAGGCCGCCATCGAGGGCTACACCGTCGGCGGCAAGACCGGCACCGCCCAGTCCGGCCCGAACACCCCCGACCACGGCTGGTTCATCGGCTTCGCGCTGGACAAGAACGGCACCCCGGTCTCGGCGGTGTGTGTCGAGCTGGAGCAGGCGGGCAGCGGCGGCAGTGCCGAGGCGGCCCGGATCGGCGGCCGGATCATGGCGGCGGCCATCGCGGAAGGCCGCTGA
- a CDS encoding FtsW/RodA/SpoVE family cell cycle protein produces MRLARSRRNAELSLLLLAMVLVAAYAATVEANVLDTVTPDFWIPAAALGLVFLGLHLVIRWLAPFADPALLPAVALLNGIGVGFLRRYDLAEAAPEQRETLGIFAGFGGQQLAWTLGAVVLAAGLLAVMRDHRSLSRYAYTLGLAGIVLVMIPAVLPARFSERNGAKLWIIVPGLGQIQPGEFAKLALLAFFAYYLVRKREVLSLASRRVLGVDFPRGRDLGPVLVVWLISLLVLVFEKDLGTSLLYFGMFVVTLYIATERVSWLLIGLILFFGGAYLAYVLGDTVGGPFANFYDRAQIWLDPFAEPYDRGYQLVQGLLTLGTGGLFGAGPGGGQPTLLPEVQTDFIFAGIGEEIGLFGLSALLVVYLLIVERGLRAALAVRDSFGKLLAGGLAFTLGLQVFVIVGGISKLIPLTGQTTPFLSAGGSSLMANWLLIAVLLRVSDGARRPVTGGGGPAARPSGGPPEQLHGAPTEVIRP; encoded by the coding sequence GTGCGCCTGGCCCGGTCCCGGCGCAACGCCGAGCTGTCCCTGCTCCTGCTCGCCATGGTCCTGGTGGCGGCGTACGCGGCGACGGTCGAGGCGAACGTGCTCGACACGGTCACCCCGGACTTCTGGATCCCGGCCGCCGCGCTGGGGCTGGTCTTCCTGGGCCTGCACCTGGTGATCCGGTGGCTGGCGCCGTTCGCGGACCCGGCGCTGCTGCCCGCGGTGGCCCTGCTCAACGGCATCGGCGTGGGCTTCCTGCGCCGCTACGACCTGGCCGAGGCCGCCCCAGAGCAGCGGGAGACCCTGGGCATCTTCGCCGGCTTCGGCGGGCAGCAGCTCGCCTGGACGCTCGGCGCGGTGGTGCTCGCCGCCGGGCTGCTGGCGGTCATGCGTGACCACCGCTCGCTGTCGCGCTACGCGTACACCCTGGGGCTGGCCGGCATCGTGCTGGTGATGATCCCGGCGGTGCTGCCGGCGCGGTTCTCCGAGCGGAACGGGGCGAAGCTCTGGATCATCGTGCCCGGGCTGGGGCAGATCCAGCCGGGTGAGTTCGCCAAGCTCGCCCTGCTCGCCTTCTTCGCCTACTACCTGGTCCGCAAGCGCGAGGTGCTCTCGCTGGCCAGCCGCCGGGTGCTCGGCGTCGACTTCCCGCGCGGCCGGGACCTCGGTCCGGTCCTCGTGGTCTGGTTGATCAGCCTCCTCGTGCTGGTCTTCGAGAAGGACCTGGGCACGTCGCTGCTCTACTTCGGCATGTTCGTGGTGACGCTCTACATCGCCACCGAACGGGTGAGCTGGCTGCTCATCGGCCTCATCCTGTTCTTCGGCGGCGCCTACCTGGCGTACGTGCTGGGCGACACGGTGGGGGGCCCGTTCGCCAACTTCTACGACCGGGCCCAGATCTGGCTGGATCCCTTCGCCGAGCCGTACGACCGGGGCTACCAGCTGGTCCAGGGCCTGCTCACGCTCGGCACCGGCGGCCTGTTCGGGGCCGGCCCGGGTGGCGGCCAGCCCACCCTGCTGCCCGAGGTGCAGACCGACTTCATCTTCGCCGGCATCGGTGAGGAGATCGGCCTGTTCGGCCTCTCGGCGCTGCTGGTGGTCTACCTGCTGATCGTCGAGCGGGGGCTGCGCGCCGCGCTGGCGGTCCGGGACTCGTTCGGCAAGCTGCTCGCCGGCGGCCTGGCCTTCACCCTGGGCCTGCAGGTCTTCGTCATCGTCGGCGGGATCAGCAAGCTCATCCCGCTGACCGGCCAGACCACCCCGTTCCTCTCCGCCGGCGGCTCGTCGCTGATGGCGAACTGGCTGCTGATCGCGGTGCTGCTCCGGGTCTCCGACGGCGCTCGCCGGCCGGTGACCGGAGGCGGTGGCCCGGCGGCTCGGCCCTCGGGCGGCCCGCCGGAGCAGCTGCACGGTGCCCCCACGGAGGTGATCCGGCCGTGA
- a CDS encoding PP2C family protein-serine/threonine phosphatase, with amino-acid sequence MTLTLRYAAHSDRGLIRDGNQDSVYAGPRLLAVADGMGGMAAGDVASNIVIGAMAPLDEDVPGDALVDALRSAVGTANQQLRDTVDANPQLEGMGTTLTATLFSGSKLGMVHIGDSRAYLLRNGEFAQITKDDTYVQMLVDEGRISAEEASSHPQRSLLTRALDGRDIDPEYSVRQVLPGDRYLICSDGLSGVVSADTIADTMREYTDPQQCVERLVQLALRGGGPDNITVIIADATDQDIVEASPIVGGAAARDRGMATSADVSTPAARASALSAPRAPAPEEPADNRDDEPERRRGHPLRTAAMLLALLVIVGGGLFGGWSYTQRQYYVGATDDGQLAVFRGVPGQVAGLDLSNVHATSEAKLDDLTLAAQEQVKQGIQARSEPDAERRLAELTSDDPANPNLKPLCPPSPTAGPVSPTPSVAGSPSAPAVNGSAVPTATATATATVAVTPTPTPTTTPDAGPSDTVPPVDPAGCRSPE; translated from the coding sequence ATGACTCTGACCCTGCGCTACGCGGCCCACAGCGACCGCGGTCTGATCCGAGACGGTAATCAAGATTCCGTCTACGCCGGGCCGCGGCTACTCGCCGTTGCCGACGGCATGGGCGGCATGGCCGCCGGTGACGTCGCCAGCAACATCGTCATCGGTGCCATGGCGCCCCTGGACGAGGACGTCCCCGGGGACGCCCTCGTCGACGCGCTGCGTTCCGCCGTCGGCACCGCCAACCAACAGCTCCGCGACACCGTGGACGCCAACCCGCAGCTGGAGGGCATGGGCACCACGCTCACCGCGACCCTCTTCTCGGGCAGCAAGCTCGGCATGGTCCACATCGGTGACTCGCGGGCCTATCTCCTGCGCAACGGTGAGTTCGCCCAGATCACCAAGGACGACACGTACGTCCAGATGCTCGTCGACGAGGGCCGGATCAGCGCGGAGGAGGCGAGCAGCCACCCCCAGCGCTCGCTGCTCACCCGGGCGCTGGACGGCCGGGACATCGACCCGGAATACAGCGTCCGGCAGGTGCTCCCCGGCGACCGCTACCTGATCTGCTCGGACGGCCTGTCCGGTGTGGTCAGCGCGGACACCATCGCCGACACGATGCGCGAGTACACCGACCCGCAGCAGTGCGTGGAGCGCCTCGTGCAGCTCGCCCTGCGCGGCGGCGGCCCGGACAACATCACCGTGATCATCGCGGACGCCACCGACCAGGACATCGTCGAGGCGTCCCCGATCGTCGGCGGCGCCGCCGCCCGGGACCGCGGCATGGCCACCTCGGCCGACGTCTCCACCCCGGCGGCCCGCGCCTCGGCGCTGTCGGCTCCCCGTGCGCCCGCGCCCGAGGAACCGGCGGACAACCGCGACGACGAGCCCGAGCGGCGTCGCGGGCACCCGCTGCGCACCGCGGCCATGCTGCTGGCGTTGCTGGTCATCGTCGGGGGCGGCCTCTTCGGCGGGTGGAGCTACACCCAGCGGCAGTACTACGTCGGTGCCACCGACGACGGGCAGCTCGCCGTGTTCCGCGGCGTCCCGGGCCAGGTCGCCGGGCTCGACCTCTCCAACGTGCACGCCACCAGCGAGGCCAAGCTCGACGACCTCACCCTGGCCGCCCAGGAGCAGGTCAAGCAGGGCATCCAGGCCAGGAGCGAGCCGGACGCCGAGCGCCGGCTGGCCGAGCTGACCAGCGACGACCCGGCCAACCCGAACCTGAAGCCGCTCTGCCCGCCCAGCCCGACGGCCGGACCCGTCAGCCCGACCCCGTCCGTGGCCGGCAGCCCGTCGGCGCCGGCGGTCAACGGCAGCGCCGTCCCCACGGCCACGGCCACGGCCACGGCCACGGTCGCCGTGACTCCGACGCCGACGCCGACCACCACGCCCGACGCCGGCCCCTCCGACACGGTTCCGCCGGTCGACCCGGCCGGCTGCCGGTCGCCCGAGTGA
- a CDS encoding FHA domain-containing protein FhaB/FipA has product MPELVITVARFGFLILLWIFVFTVVGVIRRDLFAGARSGRLVAAPRAVGASTGQAAKPAKVKRGRAAHQLVVTAGQLAGTRITLGEAQITIGRAEDSTLVITDDYASARHARLVPRDGQWFVEDLGSTNGTYLDRAKVTGPTPVPLGVPIRIGRTSLELRP; this is encoded by the coding sequence TTGCCGGAACTCGTCATCACCGTCGCCCGGTTCGGGTTCCTCATCCTGTTGTGGATCTTCGTGTTCACGGTGGTCGGGGTGATCCGCCGGGACCTCTTCGCGGGGGCCCGGTCGGGTCGCCTGGTGGCCGCGCCACGCGCGGTCGGGGCGTCGACCGGGCAGGCGGCGAAACCGGCGAAGGTGAAGCGGGGCAGGGCTGCGCACCAGCTGGTGGTCACCGCCGGTCAGCTGGCGGGCACCCGGATCACCCTCGGCGAAGCCCAGATCACCATCGGCCGGGCCGAGGACTCGACTCTGGTGATCACGGACGACTACGCTTCGGCGCGGCACGCCCGGCTCGTGCCGCGCGACGGGCAGTGGTTCGTCGAGGACCTCGGATCGACTAACGGCACCTACCTGGACCGCGCTAAGGTCACCGGACCAACCCCCGTCCCCCTCGGCGTGCCGATCCGGATCGGCCGCACTTCCCTCGAATTACGGCCATGA
- a CDS encoding FhaA domain-containing protein, with protein MASGPEEEPVSVLQRFEKRLEGLVEGAFAKVFKGVVHPVEILNAMQREAEAHKAILAGGRTLVPNRYVIDLSPYDHSRLAPYAAALAQELAQSQAEFIGEQAWTVYGDVIVEVERGEGLDTGMFRVTAEVYTGGDVAPVSAPGGYDAGPAYPAYDQGGGYGPPPGHGGGRNVRLVSGDGRTYPLQMGSTVIGRGDQANLRLPDVGISRRHARLDFDGGQVVLTDLGSTNGTMVNGQRVSAVALNPGDMIQLGTTTLTFRVDG; from the coding sequence ATTGCCTCGGGACCCGAGGAGGAGCCGGTGAGCGTGCTGCAACGCTTCGAGAAGCGTCTGGAAGGCCTGGTCGAGGGGGCCTTCGCCAAGGTCTTCAAAGGGGTGGTCCACCCCGTGGAGATCCTCAACGCCATGCAGCGGGAGGCCGAGGCGCACAAGGCGATCCTGGCCGGTGGGCGCACGTTGGTGCCCAACCGCTACGTGATCGATCTCTCGCCGTACGACCACAGTCGGCTGGCGCCGTACGCCGCCGCGCTGGCCCAGGAACTGGCCCAGTCGCAGGCGGAGTTCATCGGCGAGCAGGCGTGGACGGTCTACGGCGACGTGATCGTCGAGGTCGAGCGTGGTGAGGGGCTGGACACCGGAATGTTCCGGGTCACCGCGGAGGTCTACACCGGCGGCGACGTCGCCCCGGTCTCCGCGCCCGGTGGCTACGACGCCGGTCCGGCCTACCCCGCCTACGACCAGGGCGGCGGCTACGGCCCGCCGCCGGGGCACGGCGGTGGCCGCAACGTCCGGCTCGTGTCCGGCGACGGCCGCACCTACCCGCTCCAGATGGGCTCGACGGTGATCGGCCGCGGCGACCAGGCCAACCTGCGCCTGCCCGACGTCGGCATCTCCCGGCGCCACGCCCGGCTGGACTTCGACGGCGGCCAGGTCGTGCTGACCGACCTGGGCTCCACCAACGGCACGATGGTCAACGGCCAGCGTGTCTCCGCGGTCGCCCTCAACCCGGGCGACATGATCCAGCTCGGCACGACGACCCTGACCTTCCGCGTGGACGGCTGA
- a CDS encoding NAD-dependent epimerase/dehydratase family protein, with amino-acid sequence MVSLPPMDQEWRVSVALVTGSGGLIGSEAARHFAGLGLDVVGIDNDMRRYFFGEDGSTAWSLDRLAGELGRAYTHHAVDIRDRDGLEQVFKKYGSDIAVVIHSAAQPSHDWAAKEPYTDFDVNAGGTLNVLENTRRHAIDAAFIHCSTNKVYGDRPNTLPLIELETRYELPEDHHWYDGITEDMSIDESLHSIFGASKVASDVMVQEYGRYFDMKTACFRGGTLTGPAHSAAELHGFLAYLMRCVMEGRTYNLFGYKGKMVRDAIHSRDVLTAFEAFFREPRSAQVYNLGGGRHSNTSHIEAFRIAEEITGRVAKINYVEQARTGDHQWYVSSMARFEEHYPNWKITYDVPMILREIYEANVDKWVPKA; translated from the coding sequence ATGGTTTCCCTGCCCCCGATGGACCAGGAGTGGCGTGTGAGTGTCGCGTTGGTGACCGGTTCGGGCGGTCTGATCGGCTCCGAGGCGGCCCGGCACTTCGCCGGGCTCGGTCTCGACGTGGTCGGCATCGACAACGACATGCGGCGCTACTTCTTCGGCGAGGACGGCTCGACCGCCTGGAGCCTCGACCGGCTCGCCGGCGAGCTGGGCCGTGCCTACACCCACCACGCCGTGGACATCCGGGACCGGGACGGCCTGGAGCAGGTCTTCAAGAAGTACGGCTCGGACATCGCCGTGGTGATCCACAGCGCCGCCCAGCCGAGCCACGACTGGGCCGCCAAGGAGCCGTACACCGACTTCGACGTCAACGCCGGCGGCACGCTCAACGTGCTGGAGAACACCCGGCGGCACGCCATCGACGCGGCGTTCATCCACTGTTCCACCAACAAGGTCTACGGCGACCGCCCGAACACGCTGCCGCTCATCGAGCTGGAGACGCGCTACGAGCTGCCCGAGGACCACCACTGGTACGACGGCATCACCGAGGACATGTCGATCGACGAGTCGCTGCACTCGATCTTCGGCGCCTCGAAGGTCGCCTCGGACGTGATGGTCCAGGAGTACGGCCGGTACTTCGACATGAAGACCGCCTGCTTCCGGGGCGGCACGCTGACCGGCCCGGCGCACTCCGCCGCCGAGCTGCACGGCTTCCTGGCCTACCTGATGCGCTGCGTCATGGAAGGCCGGACGTACAACCTCTTCGGCTACAAGGGGAAGATGGTCCGGGACGCCATCCACTCGCGGGACGTGCTCACCGCGTTCGAGGCGTTCTTCCGCGAGCCGCGCTCGGCGCAGGTCTACAACCTCGGCGGCGGCCGGCACTCGAACACCTCGCACATCGAGGCGTTCCGGATCGCCGAGGAGATCACCGGCCGGGTAGCGAAGATCAACTACGTCGAGCAGGCCCGCACCGGCGACCACCAGTGGTACGTGAGCAGCATGGCCCGGTTCGAGGAGCACTACCCGAACTGGAAGATCACCTACGACGTGCCGATGATCCTGCGCGAGATCTACGAGGCGAACGTCGACAAGTGGGTGCCGAAGGCATGA
- a CDS encoding WecB/TagA/CpsF family glycosyltransferase — translation MTTGTKRNVLGVLVDATDYARATEAVVAAAHDRRPLALTALAVHGVMTGVLDRAHNARLNSFDVVTPDGQPVRWALNLLHGAGLTDRVYGPELTLRVLARFAAEGLPVYLYGSTEATLSRLVPALEHKFPALKIAGVEPSKFRSLQPGEDAEIADRIKASGARLVLVGLGCPRQEVFTYAMRPLLDMPLMAVGAAFDYHAGLLRNPPPWMQRAGLEWFWRLGLEPKRLWRRYVILNPAYLARLAAQKTGVWKATPPPPATERPATFDV, via the coding sequence ATGACCACCGGCACCAAGCGGAACGTGCTCGGCGTACTCGTCGACGCGACCGACTACGCCCGGGCGACCGAGGCCGTGGTGGCGGCCGCGCACGACCGCCGCCCGCTGGCCCTCACCGCGCTGGCCGTGCACGGCGTGATGACCGGGGTGCTCGACCGGGCGCACAACGCCCGGCTCAACTCCTTCGACGTGGTCACCCCCGACGGGCAGCCGGTGCGCTGGGCGCTCAACCTGCTGCACGGCGCCGGCCTCACCGACCGGGTCTACGGGCCGGAGCTCACCCTGCGGGTGCTCGCCCGCTTCGCCGCCGAGGGGCTGCCGGTCTACCTCTACGGCTCCACCGAGGCGACCCTGTCCCGCCTGGTCCCGGCCCTGGAGCACAAGTTCCCGGCGCTGAAGATCGCCGGCGTCGAGCCGTCCAAGTTCCGGTCGCTCCAGCCGGGCGAGGACGCCGAGATCGCCGACCGGATCAAGGCCAGCGGCGCCCGGCTCGTGCTGGTCGGGCTGGGCTGCCCCCGGCAGGAGGTCTTCACCTACGCCATGCGGCCGCTGCTGGACATGCCGCTGATGGCCGTCGGCGCGGCGTTCGACTACCACGCGGGGCTGCTGCGCAACCCGCCGCCGTGGATGCAGCGGGCCGGGCTGGAGTGGTTCTGGCGGCTCGGCCTGGAGCCGAAGCGGCTCTGGCGCCGCTACGTCATCCTCAACCCGGCCTACCTGGCCCGGTTGGCCGCGCAGAAGACCGGCGTGTGGAAGGCCACCCCGCCGCCCCCGGCCACGGAACGCCCGGCCACCTTCGACGTCTGA
- a CDS encoding DUF397 domain-containing protein, whose protein sequence is MATKEFPVDLTQATWFKSSKSGPNCDNCVEVAYVTGAVGVRDSKDRTGPALVFAPGDWHAFVAGARGGAFAGH, encoded by the coding sequence ATGGCGACCAAGGAGTTCCCCGTGGACCTGACGCAGGCGACGTGGTTCAAGAGCTCCAAGAGCGGGCCGAACTGTGACAACTGTGTGGAGGTCGCGTATGTGACCGGGGCGGTCGGCGTCCGGGACTCGAAGGACAGGACGGGCCCGGCCCTAGTCTTCGCCCCGGGTGACTGGCACGCCTTCGTCGCCGGCGCCAGGGGCGGTGCGTTCGCCGGGCACTGA
- a CDS encoding helix-turn-helix domain-containing protein, which translates to MSERRSPTIRRRRLGAELRRQREAAGITIETVAEQLECSASKISRIETGHTTATPRDVRDMLRIYGVVGAESDELVQIAREARQKGWWHPYSTVLVGAYVGLEAAASSIRAYEQQVVPGLLETEEYAGAMIRAARPDFTAEQVEQRVRVRLGRQSLLTQDDPVDLWVVLDEAVLSRPVGGDAVMRGQLKRLVEVAELPNVTLQVLPFEVGAHAGMDGTFTILSFPEPSDPDVVYAENATGGLFLEKSDELQKYSFIFDHIRAAAIRPEESIAHIAKLAEEPLWKWRPRSSPWT; encoded by the coding sequence GTGAGCGAACGGCGCAGCCCGACCATCCGGCGTCGACGCCTGGGGGCGGAACTCCGCCGGCAGCGGGAAGCCGCCGGCATCACCATCGAGACGGTCGCCGAGCAGCTGGAGTGCTCGGCCTCCAAGATCTCCCGTATCGAGACCGGTCACACCACCGCGACACCCCGGGACGTGCGGGACATGCTCCGCATCTACGGGGTGGTCGGCGCCGAGAGCGACGAGCTGGTGCAGATCGCCCGCGAGGCCCGGCAGAAGGGCTGGTGGCATCCGTACAGCACGGTGCTGGTCGGGGCGTATGTGGGACTGGAGGCGGCGGCCAGCTCGATCCGGGCGTACGAACAACAGGTCGTGCCGGGCCTGTTGGAGACCGAGGAGTACGCGGGGGCGATGATCCGGGCCGCTCGGCCCGACTTCACCGCCGAACAGGTCGAACAGCGGGTGCGTGTCCGACTGGGCCGTCAGTCGTTGTTGACCCAGGACGATCCGGTCGATCTGTGGGTGGTGCTCGATGAGGCGGTGCTGAGCCGGCCGGTTGGCGGCGACGCGGTGATGCGTGGCCAGCTCAAACGGCTGGTGGAGGTGGCCGAACTGCCGAACGTGACGTTGCAGGTCCTGCCCTTCGAGGTGGGCGCGCACGCCGGCATGGACGGGACCTTCACGATCCTCAGCTTCCCCGAACCGAGTGATCCCGATGTCGTGTACGCGGAGAACGCCACGGGTGGGCTCTTCCTCGAGAAGAGCGACGAGCTACAGAAGTACAGCTTCATCTTCGATCACATTCGAGCAGCGGCCATTCGCCCGGAGGAATCCATCGCACACATCGCAAAACTGGCAGAGGAGCCGTTGTGGAAATGGCGACCAAGGAGTTCCCCGTGGACCTGA
- a CDS encoding PASTA domain-containing protein — MSDDRQEPPAEDPDATRALPPDPDATRATPPDRPATPEDADATRAMPRGPSRGEDADATRPMPRNPAGAEDADATRAMPTNPAGGGGADATRPMPRGDGGAGARRPIDATAREEPVSPAWSGRAGVPPPRPAGYPEPGSEWYPEEQSGRRWWMPILLGVLALVLIALIGLGVWLALRAADRGAEPGLAPSTAPSTAPQTSATPSTAAPSSSPPSSPPTTTAAAEVPMPPLVGLPESAARAALDRLGVDYRVRYRTSDRPAGTVIDTSPEAGEPVAEGDRVSIVVARAAEPTTDPTTATPSPTATATG, encoded by the coding sequence ATGAGCGACGACCGCCAGGAGCCGCCCGCCGAAGACCCGGACGCCACGAGGGCCCTGCCTCCCGACCCGGACGCCACCCGCGCCACGCCACCCGACCGCCCCGCCACGCCAGAGGACGCGGACGCGACCCGTGCGATGCCGCGTGGCCCGTCCCGGGGCGAGGATGCCGATGCGACGCGCCCGATGCCGCGAAACCCGGCCGGCGCCGAGGATGCCGACGCCACCCGGGCGATGCCGACGAACCCGGCCGGCGGCGGGGGCGCCGACGCGACCCGCCCGATGCCCCGCGGGGACGGCGGTGCCGGAGCGCGGCGGCCGATCGACGCCACCGCCCGTGAGGAGCCGGTCAGTCCCGCCTGGTCCGGGCGCGCCGGAGTGCCGCCACCCCGGCCGGCCGGGTACCCGGAGCCCGGCAGCGAGTGGTACCCGGAGGAGCAGTCGGGTCGTCGCTGGTGGATGCCGATCCTGCTGGGCGTCCTCGCGCTGGTGCTGATCGCGTTGATCGGCCTGGGTGTCTGGCTGGCGCTCCGCGCGGCGGACCGCGGCGCCGAGCCGGGCCTGGCGCCCTCGACCGCGCCGAGCACCGCCCCACAGACCAGCGCGACGCCGAGCACGGCCGCGCCGAGCAGCTCGCCGCCGAGCAGCCCGCCGACCACCACGGCGGCCGCCGAGGTGCCGATGCCGCCGCTGGTGGGGCTGCCGGAGTCCGCCGCCCGGGCAGCCCTCGACCGGCTGGGCGTGGACTACCGGGTGCGGTACCGGACGTCGGACCGGCCGGCCGGAACGGTGATCGACACGAGTCCGGAGGCCGGTGAGCCGGTCGCCGAGGGGGACCGGGTCAGCATCGTGGTCGCCCGGGCCGCGGAGCCGACGACGGACCCCACCACCGCGACGCCCTCGCCGACGGCCACCGCCACCGGCTGA
- a CDS encoding PASTA domain-containing protein, with protein sequence MTEARDVMTDEGYPDGQPGVRAESTRDRTRLLLGGGLAMVLLAVIGASGGWILAGEPDGPTPPPAAGPTAPTVDATTPAAAEPSTGDDRPTGTRTTKPAGLTVPQLVGTDFEQARRELRDRKLGWRLVFGSGSGRTVQRTSPDPGTPVKRGVTVTLWVAGPAPTVAVPDLLAQGCADAADDLVAAGLYPRYRTGRQGPVTAQDPVPGSAARWNDPVTLTCGDDPSTAPTASPLPSP encoded by the coding sequence GTGACTGAGGCGAGGGACGTGATGACGGACGAGGGGTACCCGGACGGGCAGCCGGGTGTACGCGCCGAATCCACGCGGGACCGGACCCGGCTGCTCCTCGGTGGCGGCCTGGCGATGGTCCTGCTGGCGGTGATCGGGGCGAGCGGCGGCTGGATCCTGGCCGGCGAGCCGGACGGGCCGACCCCGCCGCCGGCGGCGGGCCCCACCGCACCCACGGTCGACGCCACCACTCCGGCCGCCGCGGAGCCGAGCACCGGAGACGACCGGCCGACCGGTACGCGCACCACCAAACCCGCAGGCCTGACCGTGCCGCAGCTGGTGGGCACCGACTTCGAGCAGGCCCGCCGAGAGCTGCGGGACCGCAAGCTCGGCTGGCGGCTGGTGTTCGGCAGCGGCTCCGGCCGTACCGTCCAACGCACCTCGCCCGACCCCGGCACTCCCGTGAAGCGCGGCGTCACCGTCACCCTCTGGGTCGCCGGCCCGGCGCCGACCGTCGCCGTGCCCGACCTGCTCGCCCAGGGCTGTGCCGACGCGGCGGACGACCTGGTGGCGGCCGGTCTCTACCCCCGCTACCGCACCGGCCGCCAGGGTCCGGTCACCGCGCAGGACCCGGTACCCGGAAGCGCGGCCCGGTGGAACGACCCGGTGACGCTCACCTGCGGCGACGACCCTTCCACCGCGCCGACCGCCAGTCCGCTCCCCTCGCCGTGA